Sequence from the Erythrobacter insulae genome:
TTTGTCTCCATCGCGCTCACCCGATCATGCCTTCTGGTTCCGGCAACACAGCGCCAAGCACCAGCGCATCATCAGTGACCGCATATTGCAAGCCGCCGCCAATTTCCTCCGCCAGCAATGCGATCATATGCGCTGCAGCGGTGCGGCTGGTGATTTCAACCGCGGCAATATCGCCCTGCAATGCGTGGCCGATTGTCTCGTCAAAGGCGATTTTTGGTCCCGTTGCGCGGGCCACAATCTCGATATTGCCATCGCGTTTTTCCGCGCCAATATCCAGCGTGCCGCCGCGCACCAGCGCGTCCAGCGCGATTTGCGACAGGTTCAGCATCACTTTAACCGCAGGTTTGGGGAGGCTATTTTCCGAAATGGCCCATTGGATCTCAACCCGTTTGGCATCACTGGCCAGCGCGTTGATCACGTCGCGCGCTTCTTCGACAGGAACATTCTCTCCAAAACCGCCCGCCGCGCCGAAAGCCAGCCGGAAAAATTTGAGTTTATCCGTACTGGTCTTGGCGCTTTGTTCGAGCAATTCGACGCATCGCGCCCGCATTTCGGGATCTTGCTCATCAGCGAGCAGCTCAAGCCCGTTGGCCAGCGCCCCGACAGGAGAGAGCAGATCGTGGCACAGGCGCGAACAGAGCAGCGCAGCAAGGTCGGTTTGCGAAGTCATTGCGCGTTCCCATCGTCAATCAAAGTGGTCGAAGGTGACACAGAACCGTGTTCCTGCATTCCAACCGATGAATAGTATACCATTGTCATTGCTGTATTTAATCCCATTCTACCGGCGTAAAGTGTGACTTTCGCCTTGTCCGATACGACTAGAGCAAAAATTGCTCCCCGGCGCACCCCTCATTTGCCAAATTTTCCTAGTCGGTTCCCATAGCGTAGGAAAGCGTGTCAAAGTTGTCTTTATTATCTCGCCAGAACGCGATGGTGCCGCCGGCAAATATGGCCCATACTTTGCCGTCATGCGCAGCCATGGCGCGGTCGGTCGCGGACGGGCTGGGATCGCCGCTGGGATGGGAATGGAAGTATCCGATCACCTGCAAACCGCCGCTGCGTTCGGCTTTAAATGCGCGGATCAAGGCGTGCGGATCGATCTCAAAATGCGTGCGCGGGTCGGGATGAACATTGCGCGTCTCTAACAGTGCAGAGATGCAATTGCCCTGCCCCAGCAAAATGGCGCAGGCTTCCTCGGGCTGCGCGGCGATTGCGGCGCGCTCCATCCTCTCGATTACTGCTCTTGAGACTTCCAATGACATCGCCCATTGCCATAACCATGTCCGCTGAAGAAATCATCTCCGGCACTGTGCGCATTGCCGCGCGGCTCG
This genomic interval carries:
- a CDS encoding histidine phosphotransferase family protein; this encodes MTSQTDLAALLCSRLCHDLLSPVGALANGLELLADEQDPEMRARCVELLEQSAKTSTDKLKFFRLAFGAAGGFGENVPVEEARDVINALASDAKRVEIQWAISENSLPKPAVKVMLNLSQIALDALVRGGTLDIGAEKRDGNIEIVARATGPKIAFDETIGHALQGDIAAVEITSRTAAAHMIALLAEEIGGGLQYAVTDDALVLGAVLPEPEGMIG
- a CDS encoding Mov34/MPN/PAD-1 family protein, coding for MSLEVSRAVIERMERAAIAAQPEEACAILLGQGNCISALLETRNVHPDPRTHFEIDPHALIRAFKAERSGGLQVIGYFHSHPSGDPSPSATDRAMAAHDGKVWAIFAGGTIAFWRDNKDNFDTLSYAMGTD